The Myxococcales bacterium genomic interval GCGCGTGTCGTGCAGTGGACACACGCCGATGTCCAGGTTCAATGCGGCCAGTGTTTCGGGAAACGCGGCGTAGGGGGTGCTGGGATGATGTTCGTAGCGCACACCCTCGAGGGCATCGGCCAGGTGACCAAAGGCGTCCAGCTGGGGGTTCTCTGCGCGGAGCGCGGGGGCCAGGGCCCGTGCCCGCGCGGCGGTGGCAGCGATGTTGCGATCAAAAAGCCCGTAGAGCACACAATCGACGTCGTGGCGCTGCTGCAAGAGGCGCATTGCGGGAAGAAAGAGCGTCAGATCGTGCATGTGGGTGGGGCCGCCCGAAAACCCCACGCGCACCCGCGTGCCGCCGCCCGCTCTTTGGGGCCAGGCGTTGGGGTCGACGAGGTTCGGCACCACCACGACGTTGCGGGCGTGCGCCTGCATTTCGCGCTTGAGGGTGTCCGTGGTGACCGTGAGCACGTGGGCAAGCGCGCAGAGCTTCCGCATGTGGGGCAGATGCGGCGCGATGGTCTGCTCGAAGTCACCCGCATCGGCGGGGATGAAGTACGGATCGTCGGTGTCACAAACGAGCGCCGTGCCCCGGGACAGCACGTGGCTGAGCAAGGGTTCGAGTGTGGGGGCGGTCTGCGTGTTCATGTCCACGAGGTGTAGAAACACGAGATCGAGCGCCGGCAGCCGGGAAGGGTCGAAGGGCGCTCCGGGCGGCAGCAGCTCTTCGAGCGCGACGGGGGTCACCGCCCCCAGGGCGGCAAGCCGGCGCAAGGGTTCGATCACCCGCAGAGCTTTCGAGGGGTTGTCGGCGATCTGCTGCGAGTAGAGGATCGTGAGGCTCATGCGCGCCGCATCCCGTTTTACCCCGGCTCTTGGGCCGGCGAAAGCGCGACCTGGAAGGCGCCGGCCGCGCGGGCCCTCAGCGCCGGGGATCGGTTTTCAGGCCCACGGGGCGCCTGGGGGCGGGGCGCAGCGCGGCCGGGTCATAAACGACTTGAGCAAAGGGAAACGAGAAGGTCTGTGTGCCCACGGGGACCTTCACCTCCAACGTGCGCACGGCCGGCTCGGGGCGGGCCAGCAAGAGCCCTGAGGCCCCCGCACCCGAAACAAGAGTGGTGCGACGGAAGGCCGCCGCTTGCCAGAACTCGAGCGCGCTTCCGAAGCGCACCTGGCGGTTTTGGTGTTTGAGGGTCTCGAGGTCCCTGTCTGCGGAGATCGCGGCGGTATTGGACGTGCCATAAGACCTTCCGTTCCCGATGTCTCCGACCAGGGAGAAAAAGAGCAGCCCCGTGTTCCAGCTTTGCTCGTTTTCGTGATGTGCCTGTATTTCCGATTGCGCCAACTCGAGCGCCAAGAGGTGCTCTTCGGGGTTCATGAACGCAAGGGGCAGGCCGCAGACGAGGTCGGTCTGTCTGCGCACACAGCGCGTGGCGGTGACCCCTGCTGGGTCAACCAGCAGGGGCTCGCTGCCACGGTTGACCACCTCCAGGCGAAACGCGAGCAGGCCGTCTCGGTTTCCGTCGTAAGCCAGGGCCACCTCCACGTCGTGCGATGCGGCCTTCATCACCGCGCGCCCCTGGGCCCAGTGATCGACGGCAGCAAGCGGCTCCAGGCGATACACGGGGGAGGGGGTGGCGCAGCCGGCGCCCAGAAGGACCAAGGTCAGGGTGGCGGCGTGCGCGCTCTCACACGTTCGTCTTCGTGGCTTCATGGTGATGCCCAGGGAAGACGGCGGAAGTCCTCCGTGCATTCACGTCGTCAGGCGCCGGCTGCAAGAGAGGCTGGAGGCGAGCGACCCCTACGAGGCCGGCTCACCGATCACACAGAACCCGTTGCCGAAGGGGTCGCTGCAGAAGGCGACGGGCCTTGGGCCCTGGGTTCGGAACTCGTTTTCGATGGCGCCGCCTCCGGCCCTGACCTGTGTGAGCACGTCGTCCAAATCGGGGACGTGAAAATCCAGATGCACGGGCGTCCAGTGCCGCTCGTAGCGACGGGTGTCGGCCCCCGCCGAGGAGCTGCGGCTGCCCGCGGCCTTTTCGTGCATGCACACGGTGACGTTGTTGGCGTCCAGGATGGCCATCGTGGGGAAGGGGCGGGCGGTCTCCTCGAAGCCGAAGATCGTTCCGTAAAACGCAAGCCCTTCGGCCAGGCTCGGAACATCGATGCTGACGTGAACCGAGGCTCTGCGGGTCATTGCGCACTTCCCCAGTTCAACGCGGTCTCGAGGCGTGCATAAGACGCTTCCATGCCGTACTCCATGCCGGTGGACAGCATGGCCTTTCGGGTCTCTTCATCGGGAAGGGTCATGCGCATCGTCATGAGGGTGCCCGTACCTTCGGCCGTGAACGTGGTGACGATGTGATTGTCGGGCGTGGGATCGGGCAGGAACATGCGCTCGACGTGCACGATCCGATGTGGGGGCGAAAGCTCCAGGATCTCGCCTGTGAGGTGAAAGCCACCGCCTTGCCCATCCGACCATTCGTAGCGGAGCTTGCCGCCAGGTTTTGCTTCGTTGATACACACGGGCATGGTCCATCCCTCCGGGCCCAGCATCCATTGCTGGATGAGTTCTGGCTCCATGTGTGCCCGATAGACCGCCTCGGGAGGCGCCGCGAACCGCCTCGTGACGACGACCACGCTGTCCCCCTCCGTGACCAATTTCAACATGCTCATGATTCGTTCTTCCTTCCGTGTGGCTTCGCCAAGAGGCGATCGAGTCGTTGGTAGTTCTGCTCGAGGGCACGCCCGAGCATTTTCAGATAGGCATCGAGCTCGCGGAGCCCCCCTTGCGCCAGGCGGCAGGGGCGCTTCGTCCCCTCGACGCGGCGGACGATGAGGCCGGCCTCGGTCAGCACTTTGAGGTGGCGCGAGATCGCAGGCTGCGAGATGGCAAACGGCGCCACCAGCTCGTTGACGGTGGCTTCGCCCTCAGCAAGCCGGGCCAATATCGCGCGTCGGGTGGGATCCGCGAGCGCGGCCAATGTGGCGTCGAGAGAGGCCTGTGCCTGCATGGAGACTACATACTCTGTGAGTTATATAACTGCAAGGTTATATAGATGCCACCGTACGATGCGGGAAGCCCTCCTCGGCTTCTGACGGGTACAGGTTCGCCAAGGCCTGCGACAATCTGTCGCTCGACGTTGTGGGGTGGGGCGGCTATCACCGAGAAAGCCGCATGGAATCGGGTGACGAGAGGCAAGTCGAAAAGGAGCTGCAGCAGAGCCTCATCGCGCCTTGCTGCTTCCGGCAGACGCTGGACGCGCACATTTCGCCGATGGCGGAAGAGCTACGCCAGGAGATTCACCAGAGGTTGAGCGCCGGGCAATCGGCGGATGCCATCCGCCAGGACCTGACGGCCCGCTTCGGCCCGGAGGTGCTGGCCCGACCTCCATCGGGTTCGTTCGGTGGCGGGCTGATGGCGTTCGGCGCCCTGTTGGCGGTTGCACCCGTGGCCTTCATCATCAGGCGGCGGCAACAAAGACGCGCACCTACGGAGGCCCCGCTGGACCGGCGCGAGCCCGAAGACACCCGACTTGCCGATCGCTTGGAGGAGGAGTTGGACGCATTGCCGTGAGGGGGTAGAGAGCCGCGGCGGCGCTCCTAATTGCGGTCCGCCTCAGGGCGTGGGTTATGCGTCATGAAGCCTTCTTGCTCCGCTCACGTGAAATCTGCTGAGACAGGTAGACCTTCATGAGCGACTGGTATGGTACGTCGCGTTTGTTGGCCAACGCCTTGAGCTCCTCGAGCATGGAAACCGGTAGGCGCAAGGATATCGACGCAGTGGTTGGTTTCAGTTCCGGCATCGAAACCTGAACAGCGTTCTCCCAGTCAAAGAATTCGGTCGTGTCATTCTTTGACCAAAACTGCCTTTCGTCGTCTTCGTTCGCGAAGGCGGCCACCTGCTTTTTACTTTTTGCTGCTCGCTTGGTCATAGACCCTCCTTTCTTGCCGGCCTCCCGCCGCCTTGAACGGTGCGCCCCGGAGCCTTGCTGCCGGGCGGCAGTCCCTAACGTAAGCCGGCTCGCATCCTCGGCCTCGCTGCCGGGCGACACCTCATGACGCGCGGGCAAACCGGACGGCCCATCAGAGCAACCGCGTCTGCAAAGGGACAAGATAGGGGCTGGTTGCGAGAAAATGCCAGCCCCGCCATACCCTTACCGTGGGGAATGCGTTGCGTAGCCCCAGTCGCCTTTGTCTATTGGCCGGGCGCGCCAAAGTTGTCAAAGAAGTCACAGCGAATCCTGGCACGGATTGCCGATCCCGAGAATGGTAAAAGCCAAACGATTTTTGATGGTTGTATCGTAACTGGAACGGAAGCGGCCGATCCAGTTTGCCGATCTAATTGGTCGCTGCACATCCCACGATGGCGCGCGCTATGATTGACGGGTTCATGGTCGACCCCAACGACACCTACGCGAGCGCCGCAGTCCTTCGGAAGCATGGGCTGGAGCCCGATCCCGTCATTGAAGCTTATAAGGCACACGTGGATCGGACGCTATTGCGTGAGAACCTGAAGCGCACGCCCGAGGAACGGTGGCGCCGCTTTACGCAAGCTTTGCAGTTAGCTGAAGAGGTACGGCGGGCGGGAGCCAAAGCGCGTGGTCGCTGATTTCGCCGGATTGCTCGGCGCCTTGGCTGCTGAGAGCGTCGAGGCCATCTTAATCGGTGGTCTTGCAGCGCAGGCTCATGGCGCCGCTAGGCTCACTCAGGATGTCGACATGCTCTACCGACGAACGTCGCAGAACATCGATCGACTTGTAGCGGCTCTATCCGACAAGCATCCCTACTTACGCGGCGCCCCGCCTGGGCTTCCTTTTCGTTTTGATGCTGCAACAGTTCATAGAGGTCTCAATTTCACTCTCACCACAGATTTGGGAGACCTGGATCTTCTCGGTGAAATGGCAGGAGGCGGAACCTATGAGCAGGTGCTTGAGCAATCCATGCTCATCTCCGTGTTCGGGTACGACGTACGGGTTCTTTCGTTGTCCGCACTCATTCGTGCGAAGCGCGCCGCTGGGCGTCCCAAAGATTTTGAGGCCATCGCTGAACTTGAAGCTTTGCTGGATGAGATTGAAGATCCGTAACTTGTTAGCGCCGCCGTCACTGCGCCGAGTCTCTTTGGCATCCAACCGGCGGGCGGCAAGTTCGTCAACGAGCTGGCCGTCAGTACCCATGAACATCTCATCGGGGGTCTGGCCACCAAAATGATCACGGGCTTTCTCCCAGGCAGTCATGCCCATTCGGACGGTCTGCCTCGAGACGCAACCGTATTCGCGGTGGATGGTCAACCAGTCGATGGACTCGATTTTCGTTCGGTGCTTTACCTCTTGCGCGGGGAGGCCGGAAAGCGTGTCGTCATTGGGCTCGAGATGCCAGACGGAACGATGACGAGCTTCGATGTCGTAAGGACGAGATTGGGAGCAGGTTGAAAATGCCCCGACGGGCACCAGCCTCCGGTCCGGGGGGCACCGAGGTACCTGGTCGTTGGTGAATGCCCCAGCAGGGGCCCTTGCGGCCCGTCTCAGGGCGCGGTGTTGTCCGCCTTGCTTTCGCTAAGCGCGTGTGTAGAATTCTACACATGGCTACCAACCTTGCCATAGACGACAAACTTCTCGACGAAGCGCTCCGCGTTGGAGGCCAGCGGACGAAGAAGGACACAGTCAATCAGGCGCTGAAGGAATACGTCGAGCGGCGAAAGCAAGCCAGGGTTTTGGAGCTTTTCGGCAAGGTCGAATTTGATCCAAAGTACGACTACAAGCGGCAGCGGCGCCGCTCATGAACGTCGTCGTCGATACGTCGGTATGGTCTCTCGCTCTCCGACGACGAAGAGCATCGAAGACCATCGAAGTCATCGAGCTCTCAGCCCTGGTTCGAGAGGGTCGCGTGGCTGTTCTGGGCTGTGTGAGGCAGGAACTTCTTTCGGGCGTCGCCGACGCGGACCAGTTCGAGACGCTGCGGAGTTACCTCCGTGCCTTCCCCGATGTTGCTCTCGAGTCGGAGGACTACGAGGAAGCCGCTTCGTTTTTCACCCGATGTCGCACCAAGGGCATCCAAGGCTCCAACACCGATTTCCTGATCTGCGCCGTAGCGGCGCGGCGGCAACTCGGCATCCTGACGACCGACGTTGATTTCACTCACTTCGCGAGGGTCCTACCGATTCATCTCCATATCGCCCGGGCGTCGCAGTCTGGCTAGTCAGAATTAAACGACCGACTCACCCTGCCGACTCTGCACGAAACCGATGACTTTTATCGCCCTTCGCAGCGCGGGCACACGAGCAAGTAGATGGCGAACCCCCGGCGTCTCGGCAGCAAAGCTGAGGATGCGAGACGGCTTACGTTAGCCCTGAAGGGACGTCGGACTGAGAGTTGGCAACACTGGAAGTGCACACGTTTTCGAGATCTTTTCGGGGTGACGTCAAAGATGTCGATGACTTCAGCGCGGGCATTGGCGCCGTGGTCATGCAACGCAATGGCAGGGAGCTCGGCCAGGTTCAGCTTGGGGTCCAGGTCGTGCAGCCTAGAGGAGGCGACCATCGACAGGAGGTTTCCCGTGGTCGTCGCTCCCGACAAACAGCCAGGTCTTCTGCTGGCCGCTATTGGTGAGTCATTTCTCCTTCAGCAATTGCTTCCCCGTCGACCTTGGCTACCATCGAGGTTGCCTTGCGAAATATCGTCGAAGTGAGTCCGAGCATTCCAAAATTGTATGTTTCAGCTTCTTCATTAGTGAGCATTTTCACTTCCGCAAGTTCAGAACCGAAGCTCACACTCCCTACGCCATGAGCGAGAAAGGCCACAATCAGTTGATTCGCTTCGGGGAAGACGAAATGCCCTATGAACTCTGCGCCCGCCAGATCCAAGCCTAATTCCTCCTTCAGTTCACGACGAAGGGTCGCCATCGGGTTTTCGTTGCGCTCCACAAAACCTGTAATCATCGAGAACATTCCTGGTGGCCACTTTGCGTTTCGAGCAATTACAAACTGGCTGTTCCACCTGACAACGGCGGCGACTACCGGGATCGGGTTGTCCCAGTGCACAAACCCACATCCAACAGACGAACATGCACGTCGGAACCTCTTATCGATCTCGATTTCAGCGAGCTCAGTTCCACACTTTGGACAGTACTTCATGTGTTGGTACGAAAAAGGTGCCAAGGTCAGCGGCGGTGCCCACCGAGGCACCATGGGCGCATTGTCGTTCGCATTCCGCTGCAATGTCTAGGATCAAAGTGACGCGCGCGGCGCTAGCCTCGGCAACGACCGGAACGATCAGTTAGCCGCCGGCCCGCCAGCAACTGCCGGAGCGGTGTAAGGGGAAGCGCAACTTGGCTTCGAGATGATGGTTTATCAGCAGTCGATCTGAAAGGGGATCGCCGTGAGAGCCGCGATTCCTATCCACCGGCTACGTGATCTCCGGCTGGAAGGACGTGCTTCGTTCGCTCTACAGAGGGTGCAAGAAACACTGGTGGTTCCTGTGCCAACGCCGTCGGTCGCACCGCTCGCGACATCATGGGGGGATTGTTGTCACTGGCCACGTCGTTCCCTTTGAACTTTCAGCGCGAGGACGAGACTGATGAAGTCATGCGTATGGGGTGCGCCGCATGCACCGCGAACGCGTGGAGGCGGGCGTGCGGGTGAGCCGCAAGGTGGTGGTACGTCGCCTCATGCGGGAGAACGGCATTCAGTCCGTGCACACTCCGTCTTTCACAAAGACCACTGACTCTGCCCACGACTTTGGCTTTGCGCCGAACCTGCTCGAGCAGGACTTCCAGGCTTGGGCTCCTGACCGCTTCTGGGTTGGCGACATCACGCACATCTGGCAGCCCTTGACCCGGCCTCATCCACCATACAGACCGAGGGCGGCAAGACGCTGCCGCCGAGTACGGCAAAGTGCTTGCCCCGTGGCAGGTGTCCCAGAGCATGAGCGATGCCGGCAAATTGCTATGAGTCGCCGAATCCTTCGCCAGCCTGAAGAAGGAGCGCCTGCATCACACCGCCTTCGCCACCCGCACCGAGGCCTACGGTGCCGTCCAACCTATGGTGCTTAGACTTCCTGTGGGCACGGACGTCGGCCGTCTCGCATCCTCAGCCTTGCTGCCGGGCCTCCCTGGCCTTCCGCCGCCTTGAACGGTGCGCCCCGGCCGCGCATGACGACCTTCCCGCCCTGGCGGAGCCCACCGGTGATGGGCGTTGCGGGCAGGGGTCACAGTCTCTGCTGCGCAGCCCGAATGGTGAGGTTGCAGGGGACGATTCTGACCGGTCGCGCGTAGCGCCTATCGAGGTTGCCAGAGCTGCATCGGAGCAGCACGACCACCATCCTACGACGATTTCTGGCCGGATCGGCAGGCGTGGTCCGTCCTGGGGATATGGTAACCCCGAGATTCAAGCGTACATGAAGTCTAATCACCACATCATTTCGCGTTAGTAGCGACAGGTAAATATGTGGTCTAGATAGACGACGCAAGGCGTCTGGTCCCATTTTGCGGCAGCGGCCTTCAGAACCACCAGTCGGAGTCTGCAAGCCCAAAGGCGTGCAGCGCGACGAAGCGGCCGCGATGACCGGGATCACGCATTGCCCGAGTGATGGTTTTCAGTTCAACAGGAGTCAACGAAGATGAAACGTTACGGGTATCTGCAAATCGGTTTGGCCGTCTCCGCGATGGCCTTCGCATGCGCCAGCGCAAGCGGTTGCGGCTCTGGAGAGTCGGACGACGATCCCGGGGGCGGTGGGGCAGGAGGCAATGCGGGAGGAGGCGGCCAGGGCGGAGGAGACGACCCGCCCGTCACTGGCGGCAAAGGCGGTTCGACCGATGGCGGCTCTGGCGGTTCGAGCAAAGGCGGCGCAGGCGGCTCGAGCGTAGGCGGTGCGGGCGGTTGGGGTGGCAAAGGCGGCGCGGGTGGCGCAGGTGGCGCAGGCGGCTCTGGTGGTGCGGGTGGTTGGGGTGGCGCGGGTGGCGCAGGCGGCTCGGGTGGTGCGGGCGGCTGGGGTGGCGCAGGCGGCGCAGGCGGCTCGGGTGGTGCGGGCGGCTGGGGTGGCGCAGGCGGCTCGGGTGGTGCGGGCGGTTGGGGTGGCAAAGGCGGCGCAGGCGGCTCGGGTGGTGTGGGCGGCTCGGGTGGTGTGGGCGGCTCGGGCGGTTGGACACAACCTCTTCCGACGATATCGATCACACTGCCCACCCCCGGCAGCGGGCTTCCGGCCGCGACGCCGGTTCAGGTGAAGGTCAACACGGCCGTGGCGTCACCAGGAACAATCTCGCGCGTCGAGGTCCTGGAGGGCACCACCGTGCGAGGCACATCGACCATGGCGCCTTTCACTGTGAACGTCACGGGACTACCCGCGGGCTCGCACACAGTTGTGGCAAAGGCGACGACCAACGCAAACCGTACGGCAAACTCCTCGCCGGTCACGTTCACCCTGTTGGCCGCACCTACCGCAACGCTCACCCGGCCCTTGCCCAACACCAGCATCATTCCAGGCTCGGCGATCACGCTGGAAGCCACAGCGTCTTCACCCGGAGGTACGTTACGAAAGGTCGAGTTCTTTGCTGGCACTCAACTGCTGGGTAGCGACAACACGGCGCCCTACGCGCTGGCGAACGTCGTCCTGACAGCAGGTCCAAAGGTGCTGACCGCGGTGGCAGAGGATGAGATTGGACAAAGAACCACCTCGGCTCCTGTCTCTGTGACGGTTAGCTGGACCCAAGGCGCCTACCTCGAACAAGGAGGTTCGGTCGTCTTCGAGGCGGAGGGATTCGCCAACCAGAATGCCAACGGCGATATCCCCTGGGTCCTCGAGAACACGCCTCCCGTCGGCGAGGGCACGGGCTACATGGTGGCGCGATCGAGCAGCTTCGGCGTGAAGGAAGCCAACGAGCCTTCAGCAGAGCTCAACTACCCCCTGCAGTTCGTTACGCCCGGGACGTACAAGCTCTACGGCCGCAAGCTCTTCCCTGACAACGGTGCGAACTCGGCATTCTACCGGATCGACAACGGCACCCCCGTTCTCATCGAAAGCGCAGCGGGAGGTGACACGGCCTTCAACTGGGTGCTCTTGAGCTCGACGATCAACGTCACCTCCGCAGGGGTCAAGACCTTCACCCTCAAGCGGCGGGAGCCCAATGCGAAGTTCGATCGCTTCGTGATCTCACAAGGCGCTCTGCCCACGGGATCTGGTCCCCCGGTCAGCCCCAAGCAGCCCTGACCTGGTAGGGTGAGCCGCCTGGCTCCCCCCGCCCCGGCTGGCGCCGCCTTGCTCAGGCAAGCAGGTGTCAGACCGGGGCGGTGGCGTTTTCGGCAAGCCACTCCGACCATCCGCACGCGGGCTTCGCCGGTCTGCAGAAACGAGGGTAGATGGCTCGCGGAGGTTCCTTTCTGGGCCTGCCGCGCGCAACGGCGGCGGCGAGGCCATCAAGGCACCACGAGACCGCCAAAGCTCAGAACCATTTCTCTGAGCCGTACGTTCTCCATATGGTGACATCGTTCCCCGAGCGGAATTCTGGGCGCATTCTTTAGGAGAGCCTCCGCGACCGAGTAGAAGGCCTCGCCGCGATCGATGGCCGGTCCTCTCGAAATCTGCCGTGATCGCTCATCGGGTGCGCTTCAATCGTCCTACGTTTGTAGTCCGGCCAACGTGCAAAGTTTAGCTGCGGGGCGAAGCTCCGTCAGGTGTAACGCCCGGTTCGGCGGCCGCGCCGCCATCTCGCCAGTCGTAGTCCATCTGCCGAGCCGTCGCGGCCGCCAAATGCGCGTCGGCAAGGCGGCGGACCACGTGCAGGCTCATGTCGACACCTGCAGAAATTCCGGCGGACGTGACTACGTCGCCCTCCTCAATCCAGCGAGGCCCAGCGGTAACTTTCACCCGCGGGTAGGATTGTCTGAGTTCGTCGATGTCCTCCCAATGCGTCGTGGCTCGCTTCCCGTCCAGGATACCCGCTGCTGCCAGCAAGAACGCACCTGTGCAGACGGAGGCTGTCAGGCGCGCTGCGGTTGCGGTCGCAGCGATCCAGCGGATGACGCTGTCATCGCGTAGCTCCGCTGCCACGTCGCCGCCCGGCACGATCACTACGTCCAGGTGAGGATGTTCACCGAACCAGTGGTGAGGTTGGATCTGGAGCCCACCCCGGGAACGCACAGGCCTCGGCGACTTGGCGATCGTGACGGTCCGAAACGGAACTGCCCCCGCTTTTGCGCGGACCCGCGATGCCGTCGAGAAGACCTCGAAAGGCCCTGCGAAGTCGAGGACCTCGACCTCGTCGAACACAAAGATGCCCACGGTCAACATGACAGCCTTCGGCCAGATCGCTATTTCCCGTACGCCCGCTCCACCTTGGCCACTCGCACCACAAAGTTCTTGTACCATCGCTCCCGGCCAAGTCGCTGCACAAGTTGGTGTTCGCCGTTCGCTTTCCAGTGCTTGATCGCTTCCTCGCTAGCCCAGTACGAAACCGTGATTCCGAGTCCGTCGCTACCGCGGACGCTTTCGATCCCAAGAAAGCCGGGCTGCTGGGATGCCAAAGAGAGCATGGCCTCCGCCATCTCCGCGTATCCATTGTCTCCGTCCGTACGCGCGCTACTGAAGATAACTGCAAAGTACGGGGGTTCAGGTGTCTTAGCTAAAGCGGGTTCCTGCATCGAGCTTCCTCGGTGTTGTCTCTCACGCTATCTCACCTCGAGTTTCTCAGCGAAGATCACCCTGACAGGGGGTTGATTTCTCAGATTGGAGGGTGGGTGCGTGCCGGGTTGGATAAGGGCACAAATGGAGAAGCCCCGGCGCGGTTGAGGCGAAGCCGGGGCTGATTTGGGGATTCTTCTCGGGGTTCAGAAGGGCAGGTCGAGCTGGTCGCAGGCGTTGTCGATGGCCACGTGCCTGTATTCCCTGATCGCGGTGCGCAAGTCGACACAGCGAAAGACAAGGAGGTACGCCGAGCGCGCTTGCGGTGAGAGCGGCTCACCAAAGGCCAGCCCGCCCAGGGTTAGGTCTGGATGCGCTGCGTGTAGCTGTTGGGCAGCAGCTGCGAGCGTGGCGTCCAGGGCGGCAAGGACGCCGATCGCGGGCGCGACACAAAGCTCGTCGAGCCCGGGCTGGATGATGGGACCAGCCTCCAATGGAATCGTAGTGCCCATGGTCACCCGACCTCCGGCAAAGCTGCCTGGACGTGCTCGACAGTCACGGATTTGGCCCGTGCGAGAGCTGCGGCCATGAGGGCGTGGTGAGCAAGGAGGTTCACTTTTCGTGGCAGACCTCCTGTGGCCTGGAAGGTTGCCTCGAGGGCTGCGGGATCAAAGAGCGGCAGCTCGGTCCCCGCGAGGCGAAGCCGGTGAGCAAAGTATCCGGACAGCTCCTCACGGGAAAGACCTGCGAAGTGATAGCGCATGACGATGCGCTGGCTGAGCGCCTCGTAGACAGCCATGCCCAGTCGACGACGCAGCTCAGATTGTCCCACCAGCAGCAGGCAAAGCCGATTCTCTGCGTCCATTTGGTAGTTGGTCAGGAGCCTGAGGTCTTCGAGCACGTCAGGCCTGAGATGATGGGCCTCATCGACGATGAGGATGGGGCGACACCGTGCCTCGGTGGTCAGGCGTGTGACCTCGGTTCGGATC includes:
- a CDS encoding NUDIX hydrolase; this encodes MHWDNPIPVVAAVVRWNSQFVIARNAKWPPGMFSMITGFVERNENPMATLRRELKEELGLDLAGAEFIGHFVFPEANQLIVAFLAHGVGSVSFGSELAEVKMLTNEEAETYNFGMLGLTSTIFRKATSMVAKVDGEAIAEGEMTHQ
- a CDS encoding BrnA antitoxin family protein, whose amino-acid sequence is MTKRAAKSKKQVAAFANEDDERQFWSKNDTTEFFDWENAVQVSMPELKPTTASISLRLPVSMLEELKALANKRDVPYQSLMKVYLSQQISRERSKKAS
- a CDS encoding type II toxin-antitoxin system VapB family antitoxin; this encodes MATNLAIDDKLLDEALRVGGQRTKKDTVNQALKEYVERRKQARVLELFGKVEFDPKYDYKRQRRRS
- a CDS encoding antibiotic biosynthesis monooxygenase, with the protein product MQEPALAKTPEPPYFAVIFSSARTDGDNGYAEMAEAMLSLASQQPGFLGIESVRGSDGLGITVSYWASEEAIKHWKANGEHQLVQRLGRERWYKNFVVRVAKVERAYGK
- a CDS encoding PIN domain-containing protein → MNVVVDTSVWSLALRRRRASKTIEVIELSALVREGRVAVLGCVRQELLSGVADADQFETLRSYLRAFPDVALESEDYEEAASFFTRCRTKGIQGSNTDFLICAVAARRQLGILTTDVDFTHFARVLPIHLHIARASQSG
- a CDS encoding cytochrome c-type biogenesis protein CcmH, with the protein product MESGDERQVEKELQQSLIAPCCFRQTLDAHISPMAEELRQEIHQRLSAGQSADAIRQDLTARFGPEVLARPPSGSFGGGLMAFGALLAVAPVAFIIRRRQQRRAPTEAPLDRREPEDTRLADRLEEELDALP
- a CDS encoding nucleotidyltransferase, whose translation is MVADFAGLLGALAAESVEAILIGGLAAQAHGAARLTQDVDMLYRRTSQNIDRLVAALSDKHPYLRGAPPGLPFRFDAATVHRGLNFTLTTDLGDLDLLGEMAGGGTYEQVLEQSMLISVFGYDVRVLSLSALIRAKRAAGRPKDFEAIAELEALLDEIEDP
- a CDS encoding glycosyltransferase; this translates as MSLTILYSQQIADNPSKALRVIEPLRRLAALGAVTPVALEELLPPGAPFDPSRLPALDLVFLHLVDMNTQTAPTLEPLLSHVLSRGTALVCDTDDPYFIPADAGDFEQTIAPHLPHMRKLCALAHVLTVTTDTLKREMQAHARNVVVVPNLVDPNAWPQRAGGGTRVRVGFSGGPTHMHDLTLFLPAMRLLQQRHDVDCVLYGLFDRNIAATAARARALAPALRAENPQLDAFGHLADALEGVRYEHHPSTPYAAFPETLAALNLDIGVCPLHDTRFSRCRSAVKFYQYAAAGTLCVASDLAPYQGECNLLVSGGPEAWAAALVPLLDDAELRAQHLAAQRAFVARHRSYDAGLPLYLHLFSRLAAATRGAGAPRPA
- a CDS encoding AAA family ATPase; this encodes MMYRKHFGLNRHPFGKEVEPDDLFVSSASQELSVRLNHLIEMRGIGLVTGDSGSGKTTACRKVVSGLHTGLHKVVYVAHSTGNVMDVYKAIAWEMGLPTERNRAAVYRQIRTEVTRLTTEARCRPILIVDEAHHLRPDVLEDLRLLTNYQMDAENRLCLLLVGQSELRRRLGMAVYEALSQRIVMRYHFAGLSREELSGYFAHRLRLAGTELPLFDPAALEATFQATGGLPRKVNLLAHHALMAAALARAKSVTVEHVQAALPEVG
- a CDS encoding metalloregulator ArsR/SmtB family transcription factor: MQAQASLDATLAALADPTRRAILARLAEGEATVNELVAPFAISQPAISRHLKVLTEAGLIVRRVEGTKRPCRLAQGGLRELDAYLKMLGRALEQNYQRLDRLLAKPHGRKNES
- a CDS encoding SRPBCC domain-containing protein, which codes for MSMLKLVTEGDSVVVVTRRFAAPPEAVYRAHMEPELIQQWMLGPEGWTMPVCINEAKPGGKLRYEWSDGQGGGFHLTGEILELSPPHRIVHVERMFLPDPTPDNHIVTTFTAEGTGTLMTMRMTLPDEETRKAMLSTGMEYGMEASYARLETALNWGSAQ
- a CDS encoding VOC family protein — its product is MTRRASVHVSIDVPSLAEGLAFYGTIFGFEETARPFPTMAILDANNVTVCMHEKAAGSRSSSAGADTRRYERHWTPVHLDFHVPDLDDVLTQVRAGGGAIENEFRTQGPRPVAFCSDPFGNGFCVIGEPAS
- a CDS encoding DJ-1/PfpI family protein; amino-acid sequence: MLTVGIFVFDEVEVLDFAGPFEVFSTASRVRAKAGAVPFRTVTIAKSPRPVRSRGGLQIQPHHWFGEHPHLDVVIVPGGDVAAELRDDSVIRWIAATATAARLTASVCTGAFLLAAAGILDGKRATTHWEDIDELRQSYPRVKVTAGPRWIEEGDVVTSAGISAGVDMSLHVVRRLADAHLAAATARQMDYDWRDGGAAAEPGVTPDGASPRS